The following are encoded in a window of Phragmites australis chromosome 22, lpPhrAust1.1, whole genome shotgun sequence genomic DNA:
- the LOC133905431 gene encoding transcription factor HHO6-like isoform X2 has translation MMGSAARKEDLRVLAARVVTDSLREAVSLSSAAERAARFEECVRSLEAEKAKMEVFRRELPISVHLVGDVIEWLKDELAQHRRPAPELFAPAPAARAKEAPAEGVKADADANDKRSWMSSAQLWSCGSHDDSTGNSNGGGAKKPAHKVSNAFMPPTGLPTLARSSEHAEKPAAMLVPDLSLSSPAIDSACPAAPSATSSAVTDTGAQRQQQQQQQQAQRKARRCWSPELHRRFIAALQRLGGAQVATPKQIRELMKVDGLTNDEVKSHLQKYRLHTRRASSYGGDQHASTLWSAPEQQYTMSQHSMSQSGSPQGPLQLTVSSRTVSATAGDSCDGGEGEEDGKSESYSWEMQQRGMKASSS, from the exons atgaTGGGGTCGGCAGCGCGGAAGGAGGACCTGCGGGTGCTGGCGGCGCGGGTGGTGACGGACTCGCTCCGGGAGGCCGTGTCGCTGTCCAGCGCCGCCGAGAGGGCGGCCCGGTTCGAGGAGTGCGTGAGGAGCCTCGAGGCCGAGAAGGCCAAGATGGAGGTCTTCCGCCGCGAGCTCCCCATCAGCGTCCACCTCGTCGGCGACG TGATCGAGTGGCTCAAGGATGAGCTGGCGCAGCACCGGCGGCCGGCGCCGGAGCTGttcgcgccggcgccggcggcgagggcgaAGGAGGCGCCAGCGGAGGGAGTCAAGGCGGACGCGGACGCGAACGACAAGCGGAGCTGGATGAGCTCGGCGCAGCTCTGGAGCTGTGGGAGCCACGACGACAGCACCGGCAacagcaatggcggcggcgCCAAGAAGCCGGCGCACAAG GTGTCCAATGCGTTCATGCCACCGACCGGCCTGCCAACCTTGGCAAGATCATCCGAGCACGCGGAGAAGCCCGCCGCCATGCTGGTCCCGGACCTGTCCCTCTCATCCCCGGCGATCGACAGCGCCTGCCCGGCCGCTCCAAGCGCCACCAGCAGCGCCGTCACGGACACTGGGGCGCagcgccagcagcagcagcagcagcagcaggcgcaGAGGAAGGCCAGGAGGTGCTGGTCGCCCGAGCTGCACCGCCGGTTCATCGCCGCGCTCCAGCGGCTCGGTGGCGCGCAGG TTGCCACTCCGAAGCAGATCAGGGAGCTGATGAAGGTTGATGGACTCACAAATGATGAGGTCAAGAGCCACCTGCAG AAATACAGGCTGCACACACGGCGAGCATCATCGTACGGTGGTGACCAGCATGCGTCGACCCTGTGGTCTGCACCGGAGCAGCAGTACACGATGTCGCAGCACAGCATGTCGCAGTCCGGCTCGCCCCAAGGGCCCCTGCAGCTCACCGTGTCAAGTAGGACCGTGTCGGCGACCGCCGGGGACAGCTGCGACGGtggcgagggggaggaggacggcAAGTCGGAGAGCTACAGCTGGGAGATGCAGCAGCGTGGGATGAAAGCATCGTCGTCATGA
- the LOC133905431 gene encoding transcription factor HHO6-like isoform X1 yields MMGSAARKEDLRVLAARVVTDSLREAVSLSSAAERAARFEECVRSLEAEKAKMEVFRRELPISVHLVGDVIEWLKDELAQHRRPAPELFAPAPAARAKEAPAEGVKADADANDKRSWMSSAQLWSCGSHDDSTGNSNGGGAKKPAHKQVSNAFMPPTGLPTLARSSEHAEKPAAMLVPDLSLSSPAIDSACPAAPSATSSAVTDTGAQRQQQQQQQQAQRKARRCWSPELHRRFIAALQRLGGAQVATPKQIRELMKVDGLTNDEVKSHLQKYRLHTRRASSYGGDQHASTLWSAPEQQYTMSQHSMSQSGSPQGPLQLTVSSRTVSATAGDSCDGGEGEEDGKSESYSWEMQQRGMKASSS; encoded by the exons atgaTGGGGTCGGCAGCGCGGAAGGAGGACCTGCGGGTGCTGGCGGCGCGGGTGGTGACGGACTCGCTCCGGGAGGCCGTGTCGCTGTCCAGCGCCGCCGAGAGGGCGGCCCGGTTCGAGGAGTGCGTGAGGAGCCTCGAGGCCGAGAAGGCCAAGATGGAGGTCTTCCGCCGCGAGCTCCCCATCAGCGTCCACCTCGTCGGCGACG TGATCGAGTGGCTCAAGGATGAGCTGGCGCAGCACCGGCGGCCGGCGCCGGAGCTGttcgcgccggcgccggcggcgagggcgaAGGAGGCGCCAGCGGAGGGAGTCAAGGCGGACGCGGACGCGAACGACAAGCGGAGCTGGATGAGCTCGGCGCAGCTCTGGAGCTGTGGGAGCCACGACGACAGCACCGGCAacagcaatggcggcggcgCCAAGAAGCCGGCGCACAAG CAGGTGTCCAATGCGTTCATGCCACCGACCGGCCTGCCAACCTTGGCAAGATCATCCGAGCACGCGGAGAAGCCCGCCGCCATGCTGGTCCCGGACCTGTCCCTCTCATCCCCGGCGATCGACAGCGCCTGCCCGGCCGCTCCAAGCGCCACCAGCAGCGCCGTCACGGACACTGGGGCGCagcgccagcagcagcagcagcagcagcaggcgcaGAGGAAGGCCAGGAGGTGCTGGTCGCCCGAGCTGCACCGCCGGTTCATCGCCGCGCTCCAGCGGCTCGGTGGCGCGCAGG TTGCCACTCCGAAGCAGATCAGGGAGCTGATGAAGGTTGATGGACTCACAAATGATGAGGTCAAGAGCCACCTGCAG AAATACAGGCTGCACACACGGCGAGCATCATCGTACGGTGGTGACCAGCATGCGTCGACCCTGTGGTCTGCACCGGAGCAGCAGTACACGATGTCGCAGCACAGCATGTCGCAGTCCGGCTCGCCCCAAGGGCCCCTGCAGCTCACCGTGTCAAGTAGGACCGTGTCGGCGACCGCCGGGGACAGCTGCGACGGtggcgagggggaggaggacggcAAGTCGGAGAGCTACAGCTGGGAGATGCAGCAGCGTGGGATGAAAGCATCGTCGTCATGA